The Endozoicomonas montiporae CL-33 genome contains a region encoding:
- the fliE gene encoding flagellar hook-basal body complex protein FliE: MPNDTGRLQDNAKVQFSEVLDDALQHVSNLEHGADQMRTDYELGLGDDLVGAMIASEKASLSFQAVVQVRNRVVSAYETVFNMPV; encoded by the coding sequence ATGCCTAATGACACCGGGCGTCTTCAGGACAATGCTAAGGTGCAGTTCTCAGAGGTTCTGGATGATGCGCTGCAACACGTCAGTAACCTTGAGCATGGCGCAGACCAGATGCGAACAGATTACGAGCTGGGTCTCGGTGATGACCTGGTAGGTGCAATGATTGCCAGTGAAAAAGCATCATTGTCTTTTCAGGCAGTGGTTCAGGTGCGTAACCGGGTAGTCTCTGCTTACGAAACCGTGTTTAACATGCCGGTGTAA
- the fliF gene encoding flagellar basal-body MS-ring/collar protein FliF gives MSASVKMDPTAAMQRMREGVSYISSRAGKDFSGVVKKNPALVAVSVALLFSLLVVTGLWLTSGDDSDNWRPLYGRQELYDVAAVVEALDAGRLDYRLHPTSGQILVAADELNAARMHLATAGIKPAASAGMELLTSGGQLGRSQFVERKQYLKGLEGELERTIASLRPVRTARVHLAVPERTAFLREQVEPAASVYLDLYPGIRMEGRQVQGIINLLAGSFPDLKPERIHVLDQNSNPLTADENAPSQTDQQMQHRRTVEQQYVQRLTHLLEPVVGEGNLRVAVNADIDFSFEESSREGYDPENSVLRSESYSGNTAPQGAGGVPGAASNVENLDEGTGTGDENSDVNVSSIRNYEMGRTMSYQRQDAFRIARINASVILNSRINGAEADFTLSAVDDLVRNAVGIDLDRGDRITVRSLPFYDSGAAEDDPMSSMVMAVREGGSMMPLMIGLLILFLILVVVAVIYYSIRLHRQRNEQAALAAELALLDAGAGNEESEEDALSKVDATASDRVRDLAVSSPDQIATILERWIKEAD, from the coding sequence GTGAGTGCATCGGTAAAAATGGACCCGACTGCGGCCATGCAGCGCATGCGAGAAGGGGTGTCGTACATTTCATCCAGGGCTGGCAAGGATTTTTCCGGCGTTGTTAAAAAAAATCCGGCACTGGTGGCAGTCAGTGTCGCGCTGTTGTTCAGTCTTCTGGTCGTCACCGGCTTGTGGCTGACCAGTGGTGATGATAGCGACAACTGGCGTCCGCTTTATGGTCGTCAGGAGCTTTATGATGTCGCTGCCGTGGTGGAAGCGTTGGACGCTGGTCGTCTGGATTATCGCTTGCATCCGACCAGTGGCCAGATTCTGGTGGCGGCTGATGAGTTGAATGCTGCCCGTATGCATCTGGCGACAGCCGGTATCAAGCCTGCGGCCTCTGCAGGAATGGAATTGCTGACCAGTGGTGGTCAGCTGGGTCGCAGCCAGTTTGTTGAGCGTAAGCAGTATTTGAAGGGGCTTGAAGGTGAGCTGGAGCGAACCATCGCCAGCCTGCGCCCGGTGCGCACTGCCCGTGTGCATCTGGCTGTTCCCGAACGAACTGCCTTTTTGCGTGAGCAGGTCGAGCCTGCGGCTTCTGTTTATCTGGATCTGTATCCGGGTATTCGCATGGAAGGTCGTCAGGTGCAGGGCATTATCAACCTGCTGGCTGGCAGCTTCCCTGATCTTAAGCCTGAACGTATTCACGTTCTGGATCAGAACAGTAATCCTCTGACGGCGGATGAAAATGCGCCCAGCCAGACTGATCAGCAGATGCAACATCGTCGTACGGTTGAACAGCAGTATGTTCAGCGCCTGACGCATTTGCTGGAACCTGTGGTGGGTGAAGGCAATTTACGGGTGGCGGTGAATGCCGACATCGATTTCAGTTTTGAAGAGAGCTCCCGTGAAGGGTATGACCCGGAGAATTCCGTGCTGCGCAGTGAAAGCTACAGCGGCAATACAGCCCCGCAGGGTGCAGGTGGTGTACCCGGTGCCGCTTCCAACGTAGAGAATCTGGATGAAGGTACTGGTACTGGCGATGAAAACAGTGACGTCAATGTCAGCAGTATCCGGAATTACGAAATGGGCCGGACGATGAGTTATCAGCGTCAGGATGCTTTCCGGATAGCCCGAATTAATGCCTCTGTCATTCTTAATAGCCGGATCAATGGTGCTGAAGCCGATTTCACTCTGTCAGCCGTCGATGATCTGGTGCGCAATGCAGTGGGAATAGATCTTGATCGTGGTGACCGTATTACTGTACGTTCACTGCCGTTTTATGATAGCGGTGCTGCAGAAGACGATCCAATGTCTTCTATGGTGATGGCTGTGCGTGAGGGGGGTTCGATGATGCCGTTGATGATCGGTCTGCTGATTTTGTTTCTGATTCTGGTGGTTGTGGCGGTTATTTATTACAGCATACGTCTGCATCGTCAGCGCAATGAGCAGGCGGCGCTGGCTGCCGAGTTGGCATTGCTGGATGCCGGTGCCGGTAATGAAGAGTCTGAAGAAGACGCATTAAGCAAAGTGGATGCGACGGCGTCGGATCGTGTCAGGGATCTGGCAGTGTCCAGTCCGGATCAGATTGCAACCATTCTTGAACGCTGGATTAAGGAGGCGGACTGA
- a CDS encoding flagellar motor switch protein FliG → MSSVMSPDDNSAAVNRSKLEQAAIVILGLGEKAAARVLRLMSAKNVAQLMQVIPRVHGVVESELETIMDSMATECNDAPLFSDKSGIDQALRKVLGEKRARDLLQSSQGDQFGEVLEKLLMLDPKLVARLIANEHPQLQAITLACIEPAKSAHIIQSFSEQRQNDLTERMANLSSVPTSSLEAIAGLLDSLTQQEVSTYAVNGVGQLAEVLNHMDAESGDDLLDNLRTRDGDLADQVASLRFTFEHVLELELDSLRVVCEAAENEMLSIALRGVVPERQEHVYSCMGKRAAAMLREEVESGVSMRASRVNEARVQLTALARKLAREGQIELVSSADELVG, encoded by the coding sequence ATGAGTTCAGTAATGTCACCAGACGATAATTCTGCTGCTGTTAATCGCAGCAAGCTGGAACAGGCTGCGATTGTGATTCTCGGGTTGGGTGAAAAGGCGGCGGCACGAGTGCTGCGCCTGATGTCGGCAAAAAACGTTGCCCAGCTAATGCAGGTGATACCCAGGGTACACGGCGTTGTTGAAAGTGAACTGGAAACCATCATGGATTCCATGGCGACAGAATGTAACGATGCGCCTTTGTTCAGTGACAAGTCCGGCATTGATCAGGCATTGCGTAAAGTGCTTGGTGAAAAGCGTGCCCGCGATCTGCTGCAGTCCTCTCAGGGGGATCAGTTTGGCGAAGTGTTGGAAAAGCTGCTGATGCTTGATCCGAAACTGGTGGCCCGACTGATTGCCAATGAGCATCCGCAGTTGCAGGCGATTACCCTGGCTTGTATCGAGCCGGCCAAGAGTGCCCATATTATACAGAGCTTTTCTGAGCAGCGACAAAATGATCTGACCGAGCGGATGGCGAACCTCAGCTCGGTTCCTACCTCTTCCCTGGAAGCGATTGCCGGTTTGCTTGACAGTCTGACCCAGCAGGAAGTCAGCACTTATGCCGTTAATGGTGTCGGTCAGCTGGCAGAGGTGCTGAACCATATGGATGCTGAATCCGGCGATGACCTGCTGGATAATCTGCGTACCAGAGATGGTGATCTGGCCGATCAGGTGGCCTCCCTGCGCTTTACCTTTGAACATGTGCTTGAGCTTGAGCTCGATTCCCTGCGTGTGGTGTGTGAAGCCGCTGAGAATGAAATGCTGTCCATCGCCCTGCGTGGTGTGGTGCCTGAGCGTCAGGAACATGTTTACTCCTGTATGGGTAAACGTGCAGCAGCCATGCTTCGTGAAGAAGTGGAGTCCGGTGTCAGTATGCGAGCCAGTCGTGTCAACGAGGCGCGTGTTCAGCTGACTGCGCTGGCGCGTAAGCTGGCGCGTGAGGGGCAGATTGAACTGGTTTCTTCAGCCGATGAGCTGGTTGGGTGA
- a CDS encoding FliH/SctL family protein: MNSNEQVRPFAFPGPGKGLKPSVNIERAEPELQVMAGRSRRRQKDSGWNDGDKGRLRQFVTKRQPEPDESGNVALRPAFAVAVEGEGAKENRKPMARLRRKGSEALSVSVENASESVPDGKESSEALSQNASGSDLQSASDDVESVEELRAPEAKEVPHQADVDEEPDVEATVETDSTGISASKNETPSDLAATNSDIDQSTEVAGKAAPSVPPSTAAAALQKAMDDMFQKGLEQGRQEALNDQAKVVHQQAFDQGVESGRQTGYEEGLQQGLSAAADELSHRFAGIEALIHEMEEHRRLLSRQQVMGAARLLERLVIEVVRTELRHSPEQIQAVVEEAVHLLDRTDHESIALRVHPDDAAWLQGFVQNSSEAFVVRPDPAITRGGCRIEGRLGHVDATLEERLTDCIEQLRTCLLEDPLEAPPVDISPVYDRIQPKKEVHSGAHSVAHSNAVTASSGRLSPEPELPSAELSAVAQRPAVPASDSFFGSEASGQSGLGAWGDLGQ; the protein is encoded by the coding sequence GTGAACAGTAATGAGCAGGTCAGGCCATTTGCATTTCCCGGGCCCGGCAAAGGGCTGAAGCCGTCGGTAAACATTGAACGCGCAGAGCCTGAGTTGCAGGTTATGGCAGGCCGGAGCCGACGAAGACAGAAGGATTCAGGCTGGAATGACGGTGATAAAGGGCGGCTACGTCAGTTTGTCACCAAACGACAACCGGAGCCTGATGAATCCGGTAATGTTGCCTTGCGCCCGGCGTTTGCAGTCGCTGTGGAAGGTGAAGGCGCTAAAGAAAACCGTAAGCCGATGGCTCGTCTTCGACGGAAAGGATCTGAAGCGTTATCGGTTAGCGTCGAAAATGCGTCTGAGTCTGTTCCTGACGGCAAAGAGTCTTCAGAAGCTTTGTCTCAAAACGCCTCCGGTTCTGATCTTCAATCCGCCAGTGATGATGTTGAGTCGGTTGAGGAGTTGAGAGCGCCAGAAGCAAAGGAGGTTCCCCATCAGGCTGATGTGGATGAGGAGCCTGATGTTGAGGCGACTGTAGAAACAGACTCAACCGGGATTTCTGCTTCGAAGAATGAAACGCCTTCAGACCTTGCAGCTACAAATTCAGACATTGACCAGTCCACTGAAGTGGCCGGAAAAGCGGCACCTTCAGTGCCACCATCAACCGCTGCTGCCGCACTGCAGAAAGCGATGGACGACATGTTTCAGAAAGGTCTGGAGCAGGGGCGGCAGGAAGCGTTAAATGATCAGGCTAAAGTGGTTCATCAGCAGGCGTTCGATCAGGGTGTTGAATCGGGTCGTCAGACTGGCTACGAAGAAGGTCTGCAGCAGGGATTGTCGGCAGCGGCTGATGAACTGAGTCATCGGTTTGCCGGTATAGAAGCACTGATTCATGAAATGGAAGAGCATCGTCGTTTGCTTTCCCGTCAGCAGGTGATGGGAGCAGCGCGATTGCTGGAAAGGCTGGTGATCGAGGTGGTGCGTACCGAGTTGCGACATTCACCGGAACAGATTCAGGCGGTGGTTGAAGAAGCGGTACACCTGCTTGACCGGACAGATCATGAATCTATTGCTCTGCGTGTGCATCCGGACGATGCGGCCTGGTTGCAGGGCTTTGTTCAAAACAGCAGTGAAGCCTTTGTTGTGCGCCCTGATCCGGCAATTACCCGGGGCGGCTGTCGAATTGAAGGACGTCTGGGGCATGTGGATGCGACGCTGGAAGAACGTCTGACCGATTGCATTGAACAGTTGCGTACCTGCTTGCTGGAAGATCCTCTTGAGGCGCCACCGGTTGATATTTCTCCGGTTTACGACCGTATTCAGCCAAAGAAAGAGGTGCATTCGGGTGCTCATTCAGTAGCTCATTCAAACGCTGTGACAGCATCATCAGGCAGGCTGAGCCCTGAGCCTGAATTGCCGTCGGCAGAATTGTCAGCAGTTGCACAAAGGCCTGCTGTACCAGCCAGCGATTCTTTCTTTGGTTCAGAGGCTTCCGGGCAGTCTGGGCTGGGTGCCTGGGGTGACCTTGGGCAGTAA
- the parM gene encoding ParM/StbA family protein, which yields MTSLVVIDEGSAQAKATYRAENGAIVTHVVPSRVAEQAKVDINGYSGSAYFTEEGGEYTVNGDFDDIIRTNIPSYQTSEANRALVHETLRQSGFAGRPVRVAVTLPMNQFFSKVQGAPINQKLIANKKRNVLGGIKSAAGHQLAEIIDCKVYPEGIPALFDTIRNDDGSLKPGFEEGMKILVVDIGGTTTDVSVVTPDGTIESYDSFSTGVLTVVERFSELAAPEFGLKRIPRALAEEAVKTGRLKNMNVSELIQRASRNVMQTILRELEAMVSTPSLLDKILMVGGGAALMGRDLAEAMGVEVLIPEQPDMAISRGIYKLEMLKARS from the coding sequence ATGACCTCTCTGGTCGTTATTGATGAAGGTTCTGCCCAGGCAAAGGCAACGTATCGGGCTGAAAACGGCGCTATTGTGACTCATGTTGTGCCATCCCGCGTAGCCGAGCAGGCCAAGGTGGATATCAATGGTTATTCCGGGTCTGCCTACTTCACCGAGGAAGGTGGCGAGTACACGGTAAATGGCGATTTTGACGACATTATTCGTACAAACATCCCTTCCTACCAGACATCCGAGGCCAACCGTGCGCTGGTGCATGAAACACTGCGTCAGAGTGGCTTTGCCGGCCGTCCGGTGCGCGTGGCGGTCACCCTGCCAATGAATCAGTTTTTCTCAAAGGTGCAGGGTGCGCCTATCAATCAGAAGCTGATTGCCAACAAGAAGCGTAATGTGCTGGGCGGTATTAAATCGGCTGCAGGACATCAGCTGGCAGAAATTATCGACTGCAAGGTCTATCCGGAAGGTATTCCTGCCCTGTTTGATACCATTCGCAACGACGATGGCTCCCTTAAGCCCGGTTTCGAAGAAGGCATGAAAATTCTGGTGGTGGATATCGGCGGTACGACAACAGACGTATCGGTCGTCACGCCTGATGGCACCATTGAGTCTTACGACAGCTTTAGTACAGGTGTCTTGACGGTGGTCGAGCGTTTTTCTGAACTGGCAGCCCCGGAATTTGGCCTGAAACGTATCCCTCGTGCGCTGGCTGAAGAAGCGGTTAAAACCGGTCGCCTGAAAAACATGAACGTTTCCGAACTGATTCAGCGTGCCAGCCGCAATGTGATGCAGACCATTTTGCGCGAGCTGGAAGCCATGGTGTCTACGCCTTCACTGCTGGACAAGATCCTGATGGTTGGCGGTGGTGCTGCGTTGATGGGTCGTGACCTTGCTGAAGCAATGGGTGTCGAGGTATTGATTCCCGAGCAGCCGGATATGGCCATTTCCCGTGGTATTTACAAGCTGGAAATGCTGAAGGCCAGAAGCTGA
- the fliI gene encoding flagellar protein export ATPase FliI, with protein sequence MKEASLSDRLQSAGKKMHVPAGKVYGRLQRVKGLCLEASGCRLSTGQRCLIERQDGSALEAEVVGFEGGRLFLMPLEQPANLSSGDWVRPIHTDTRIPVGENLLGRVIDGVGRPLDGKGPLDADDSTSLEGESINPLKRRPIAEPLNVGIRAINSLLTVGKGQRLGLFAGSGVGKSVLLGMMTRYTSAEITVVGLVGERGREVQEFIEHSLGKEGMKRAVVIAAPADSSPVMRLRASRLCHRIAEYFRDQGRDVLLLMDSLTRFAQAQREVALAVGEPPATKGYPPSVFSLLPTLVERAGNGENGQGSMTAFYTVLSEGDDQQDPIADSARAILDGHFVLSRELAESGHYPAIDVEQSISRVMTQVTSDEHQKLARQFRQTLARYNKNSEMVALGAYRKGTDPMIDQSIQMYPAMAGLLQQGIHEAADFQQSLDSLQNLWPNVRRDTRPVQS encoded by the coding sequence ATGAAAGAAGCAAGTTTGTCAGACCGGCTACAGTCTGCAGGCAAAAAAATGCATGTGCCAGCCGGTAAGGTGTATGGCCGTTTGCAGCGCGTTAAAGGGTTGTGCCTTGAGGCTTCGGGCTGTCGTCTGAGTACCGGACAACGTTGTCTGATTGAACGACAGGATGGTTCTGCTCTAGAGGCAGAAGTAGTCGGCTTTGAAGGCGGTCGTCTGTTTTTGATGCCGCTGGAACAGCCCGCCAATCTCAGTAGTGGTGACTGGGTTCGGCCTATTCATACCGACACGCGCATACCGGTGGGTGAGAATCTGCTGGGGCGGGTAATCGATGGAGTAGGGCGTCCGCTGGATGGTAAAGGTCCGCTGGATGCGGATGACAGTACCTCGCTGGAAGGTGAGTCGATTAATCCGCTGAAGCGTCGCCCTATTGCTGAACCTCTGAATGTGGGTATTCGTGCCATTAACAGTCTGCTGACGGTGGGTAAAGGGCAGCGTCTGGGCCTGTTTGCGGGCAGTGGTGTTGGTAAGAGTGTTCTGCTGGGCATGATGACCCGTTATACCAGTGCCGAGATTACCGTGGTGGGTTTGGTCGGTGAGCGTGGCCGGGAGGTGCAGGAATTTATCGAGCACAGTCTTGGCAAAGAAGGTATGAAGCGTGCGGTTGTTATTGCTGCGCCTGCAGACAGCTCGCCGGTTATGCGACTGCGGGCGTCCAGATTGTGCCATCGTATTGCCGAATATTTTCGGGATCAGGGTCGGGATGTATTGCTGCTGATGGATTCTCTCACCCGTTTTGCCCAGGCGCAGCGGGAAGTGGCGCTGGCTGTTGGTGAACCGCCTGCAACAAAAGGTTATCCACCTTCGGTGTTCAGCCTGCTCCCGACACTGGTTGAGCGTGCCGGTAATGGTGAAAACGGTCAAGGTTCCATGACCGCATTTTATACGGTGTTGTCAGAAGGTGACGATCAGCAGGATCCAATAGCTGATTCGGCGCGAGCCATTCTGGACGGGCACTTTGTGCTGAGTCGCGAGCTGGCTGAATCCGGCCATTACCCTGCCATTGACGTAGAACAGTCGATCAGCCGGGTGATGACGCAGGTGACCAGTGACGAGCATCAGAAACTGGCGCGACAGTTTCGCCAGACTCTGGCGCGTTATAACAAGAACAGTGAAATGGTCGCGTTGGGTGCCTACCGCAAGGGTACTGATCCAATGATTGACCAGTCTATTCAGATGTATCCGGCGATGGCCGGATTGTTGCAGCAGGGCATTCATGAGGCAGCGGATTTTCAGCAATCGCTCGATAGTCTGCAAAATCTATGGCCGAATGTCCGGCGTGATACCCGCCCTGTTCAGTCATAG
- a CDS encoding WD40 repeat domain-containing protein, translated as MSIIEKSWAIAGLVISLAASCLQAQAQTTPNAQQPTETAIRFLLEHVIPVDPNRLPETVTSTPAPAGSSVLIQSIPTLNGSSVLIQSIPTLNGSSVLIQSTSTPTPTPTPTTGSIPTKRYDCDPDVLPVTMSISWGRKYRENILAVAISSGGFIGCKSSNFGVVQIFTLGGRREPKLEHTEHVSQWIYGVDFNNGQLAFGGHNKQISVLDDSSFAHLKTLNTTMNIESVVYNHEGTLLAAGTDDSDKNEVIVYNVTDSYSILHRLRNNRRGSVGVLEFNKDSTELAFAEDGNEVWIYDATTTAFLQKLDAESATVNDLDYSDDGNYLAVVGGDQILRVYYKMESDPSFFTLTHALLVGHKLASVVFSPGSTWLVVGLSDGSVRFYDPEDLTIPPQIISHKQAVEGRLYDLQFSDSGTMLAVARNDGISIYRIVRKNTTDVYNDLASTTPEVYDYWTSTTPEVHDYSTSTTPKVHNDSTSTTPLVALFMAVLGGGMLLP; from the coding sequence ATGAGTATTATTGAAAAGAGCTGGGCTATTGCGGGCCTGGTTATTTCACTGGCAGCCAGCTGTTTACAGGCGCAGGCTCAAACAACCCCCAACGCTCAACAGCCAACAGAAACGGCAATTCGATTTCTATTAGAGCATGTGATTCCTGTAGATCCGAATCGATTGCCAGAAACAGTCACATCAACCCCCGCGCCCGCAGGCAGTAGTGTCCTGATACAATCAATCCCCACGCTCAATGGCAGTAGTGTCCTGATACAATCAATCCCCACGCTCAATGGCAGTAGTGTCCTGATACAATCAACCTCCACTCCCACCCCCACCCCCACCCCCACGACAGGAAGCATCCCGACAAAACGTTATGATTGTGATCCTGACGTTCTTCCTGTCACTATGAGTATCTCATGGGGTAGGAAATATAGGGAAAATATCTTGGCTGTGGCAATAAGTTCCGGCGGTTTTATAGGATGTAAATCTTCTAATTTTGGTGTCGTTCAAATCTTTACTTTGGGGGGGAGAAGGGAACCCAAACTCGAACACACCGAACATGTAAGTCAGTGGATCTATGGCGTTGACTTCAACAACGGCCAGCTGGCATTCGGGGGGCATAATAAGCAGATCAGCGTTCTCGACGACAGCTCGTTCGCCCACCTGAAAACCCTGAATACAACAATGAACATAGAGAGCGTTGTCTACAACCACGAAGGCACTCTTTTGGCCGCCGGAACGGATGACAGCGATAAAAATGAGGTCATAGTTTATAACGTGACGGACTCATACTCCATTCTGCACCGCTTGAGGAATAATAGGCGAGGCAGTGTAGGTGTTCTTGAGTTCAACAAAGACAGCACCGAGCTGGCATTTGCGGAGGATGGAAATGAAGTCTGGATTTATGACGCGACGACTACCGCATTTTTGCAAAAATTGGACGCTGAGTCAGCTACTGTAAATGACCTTGACTACAGTGACGACGGTAATTATCTGGCAGTTGTGGGGGGGGATCAAATTCTAAGGGTTTATTATAAAATGGAAAGCGACCCTTCGTTCTTTACCCTCACTCACGCCTTGTTAGTCGGTCACAAGTTAGCTTCCGTTGTTTTTAGTCCCGGTAGCACCTGGCTTGTAGTAGGGTTGTCTGATGGATCGGTCAGGTTTTATGATCCGGAGGATCTAACCATTCCTCCGCAGATCATCAGCCATAAGCAAGCCGTGGAAGGCCGTTTATATGACCTTCAATTCAGCGACAGCGGCACTATGCTGGCAGTCGCCAGAAATGATGGAATCAGTATTTATCGGATCGTCAGAAAAAACACTACAGACGTATATAATGATTTGGCTTCTACAACTCCGGAAGTATATGATTATTGGACTTCTACAACCCCGGAAGTACATGATTATTCGACTTCTACAACCCCGAAAGTACATAATGATTCGACTTCCACAACCCCGTTAGTCGCACTATTCATGGCTGTTCTTGGAGGAGGGATGCTGTTGCCATGA